From the genome of Salvelinus sp. IW2-2015 unplaced genomic scaffold, ASM291031v2 Un_scaffold5363, whole genome shotgun sequence, one region includes:
- the LOC112078177 gene encoding LOW QUALITY PROTEIN: peripheral myelin protein 22-like (The sequence of the model RefSeq protein was modified relative to this genomic sequence to represent the inferred CDS: inserted 1 base in 1 codon), with the protein MLLLLLGIVILHIASLVLLFVSTIVNAWTTGSTSSSDLWNNCSTTNGGYHCDPANTGVWIQAVQALMILSIIFSFISLFLFFCQLFTLQKGGRFFLTGVFQILASLFVMSGAVIYTVMSPKWVPDSEAFGWAYIMAWVXFPLALISGLIYVILRKRE; encoded by the exons ATGCTGCTCCTACTACTGGGAATCGTCATCCTGCACATTGCATCCCTAGTCCTCCTATTTGTGTCAACAATTGTCAAT GCCTGGACGACAGGGTCCACTAGCAGCTCAGACCTCTGGAATAACTGCTCTACAACCAATGGAGGATACCACTGTGACCCGGCCAACACTGGAG TGTGGATCCAGGCAGTGCAGGCCCTGATGATCCTGTCCATCATCTTcagcttcatctctctcttcctgttcttctGTCAGCTCTTCACCCTTCAAAAGGGAGGCCGCTTCTTCCTAACTGGAGTCTTTCAGATCCTCGCCA GTCTGTTTGTGATGAGTGGAGCTGTGATCTATACGGTGATGAGTCCTAAGTGGGTGCCTGATTCAGAGGCCTTCGGCTGGGCCTACATCATGGCCTGGG GCTTCCCTCTGGCCCTGATCAGCGGACTCATCTATGTCATCTTGAGAAAACGGGAATAA